TCGTCGGAGTACTTTCCTCCAACCCTGGCAAGATCCGGCCCTGTTCGTTTCGAACCCCATTGGAAGGGGTGATCATACTTGGATTCAACGGCGAGGGAGTAATGCCCGTAGCGCTCCTTTTCATCCCTGAAAGGTCTCACCATCTGCGAATGGCAGAGGTAGCAGCCTTCCCTGATGTAAATATCCCTACCCGCCAGTTCCAGCGGTGTGTATGGACGAACACTGTCTATTTCAGGGGATTTGGCGGAATCCTCGTAAGTGCTATCAAGATAAAATAGTGGAACGATAGTAACTATTCCGCCGATAGAGACGGTGATAGCTACGATTATCAAAAGCAGGAATACGTTTTTCTCCATTTTTTCCTGGAGGGTTTCTTT
This Nitrospinota bacterium DNA region includes the following protein-coding sequences:
- a CDS encoding cbb3-type cytochrome c oxidase subunit II, with the translated sequence MSEHTGKETLQEKMEKNVFLLLIIVAITVSIGGIVTIVPLFYLDSTYEDSAKSPEIDSVRPYTPLELAGRDIYIREGCYLCHSQMVRPFRDEKERYGHYSLAVESKYDHPFQWGSKRTGPDLARVGGKYSD